Proteins encoded within one genomic window of Anopheles gambiae chromosome 3, idAnoGambNW_F1_1, whole genome shotgun sequence:
- the LOC1280755 gene encoding venom serine protease, with product MRWLCAVVLATLAHSVPVRAEWFDSCDRQFQLTSVADVTLNSPFYPSNYPAGSSCRFVVRAPPGYTIQATCTLNMANPTAACTTDFLYVSTEGFASPVGSEFFCGKGQIARKSLFNKLTISYISSSSTNSGSFTCRLVVQPQECDCGWSRTAKIVGGSVAGVNEYTAMVGLLDPLTVNVFCSGAIISSRYVLTAAHCARTIPSVSRVQALVGDHDYRSGLDTPYSAIYNIEQIISHEYYNEQTRNNDIALLKTSTEMDFNRGVGPICLPFTYSTYSFGGLSVDIAGWGTTSFGGPMSSILRKTTLNVLQNANCTAPYVNDQKICTFAVGRDSCQYDSGGALFLRGSQRMYSIGIISYGSACAASTPSVATRVTAYLSWIRQNTPEVSYCAK from the exons ATGCGCTGGCTGTGTGCGGTAGTATTGGCAACGCTTGCCCATTCAGTTCCGGTCCGTGCCGAATGGTTCGATTCCTGCGATCGACAGTTTCAACTCACCAGCGTGGCAGATGTCACGCTAAACTCACCCTTCTATCCCTCTAACTATCCCGCCGGAAGCTCGTGCCGGTTTGTGGTACGTGCCCCACCGGGCTACACGATACAGGCCACGTGTACGCTTAACATGGCCAATCCAACGGCCGCCTGTACGACGGACTTTCTGTACGTGTCAACGGAAGGCTTTGCCTCACCGGTGGGCAGCGAGTTCTTCTGCGGCAAGGGACAGATCGCGCGCAAGTCGCTGTTCAACAAGCTGACGATCTCGTACATTTCGTCCAGCTCGACGAACTCGGGCTCGTTCACGTGCCGGTTGGTGGTGCAGCCGCAGGAGTGTGACTGTGGGTGGTCGCGTACGGCCAAAATCGTGGGTGGTAGTGTGGCCGGTGTTAATGAGTACACTGCGATGGTGGGACTGTTGGATCCGCTAACGGTGAACGTGTTCTGCTCCGGAGCAATCA TAAGCTCACGCTACGTTCTTACTGCCGCACACTGTGCCCGCACCATTCCGAGCGTGAGCCGCGTGCAGGCTCTCGTCGGTGATCATGACTATCGTTCCGGGTTGGATACACCGTACTCGGCGATCTACAACATCGAGCAGATCATCTCGCACGAGTACTACAATGAGCAGACGCGCAACAATGACATTGCGCTGCTGAAAACTTCCACCGAGATGGACTTTAACCGGGGTGTAGGCCCCATCTGTTTACCCTTCACGTACAGTACGTACAGCTTTGGCGGGCTTTCGGTCGACATTGCCGGCTGGGGCACGACGAGCTTCGGTGGACCGATGTCGTCGATACTGCGCAAGACCACCCTCAATGTGCTGCAGAACGCGAACTGTACCGCGCCGTATGTGAACGATCAGAAGATCTGCACGTTTGCCGTGGGCCGTGACTCCTGCCAGTACGATTCTGGCGGCGCACTGTTCCTGCGGGGCAGCCAGCGCATGTACTCGATCGGTATCATTAGCTACGGGTCGGCCTGTGCTGCCTCGACACCGTCCGTAGCAACGCGCGTCACGGCCTACCTAAGCTGGATCCGTCAGAATACACCGGAAGTTTCGTACTGTgcgaaatga
- the LOC3291449 gene encoding venom serine protease, translated as MKLKLSFGPATLWLFVCAALDAALMTDAQYAGCDYTIDVASGQSYSIYSPYYSGLYPAYTQCRWTLTTTPGSRIALSCSDVAIPLSTSCAADRLVISKTGQSNLADGQAYCGSGVLSTESTYSGLTIALLVPGTSKGGRFFCTATKIECQCGVRRTRKIVGGEETLVNEFPMMAALVDGSKSGEGIFCGATIITNYHAVTAAHCYMGRSIANLALLVGEHDITTGSESPYTALLLLASIKIHEGYSSTTSSSSNDIAIVRTRTEILFNAGVGPACLPIKFVGASFVGIQLEAVGWGTLDYGAPKSNVPMKVALPVVNPSQCSALYPTFSAQQQLCTLTPNKDTCQSDSGGPLFYTDAYNKRAYLLGTIGYGIACATDRPSVSTNVLYYTQWIMNNTPEWNYCYQ; from the exons atgaaattaaaattatccTTCG ggCCGGCCACTTTAtggctgtttgtttgtgccgCGCTTGATGCGGCACTGATGACCGACGCTCAGTATGCAGGGTGTGACTACACGATCGATGTCGCTAGCGGGCAGTCGTACTCGATCTACTCACCGTACTACAGTGGGCTCTATCCCGCCTACACGCAGTGCCGGTGGACACTGACCACAACGCCCGGTTCCCGGATCGCGCTATCCTGCAGCGATGTTGCGATCCCGCTG AGCACTTCCTGCGCTGCCGATCGGCTTGTCATCTCCAAAACGGGACAAAGCAACCTGGCCGATGGGCAGGCGTACTGTGGTTCCGGCGTGCTGAGCACGGAGTCAACGTACAGCGGGCTCACGATCGCGCTGCTCGTGCCCGGCACCTCGAAAGGGGGACGGTTCTTCTGTACCGCCACCAAGATCGAGTGTCAGTGTGGTGTGCGTCGAACG AGAAAGATTGTTGGCGGTGAGGAGACGCTGGTGAACGAGTTTCCCATGATGGCCGCCCTGGTGGATGGATCGAAAAGCGGCGAGGGCATCTTCTGCGGTGCAACAATCA TAACGAACTATCACGCAGTAACGGCCGCCCACTGCTACATGGGCCGCTCCATAGCAAACCTGGCGCTGCTCGTTGGCGAGCACGACATTACCACCGGGTCCGAATCTCCCTACACAGCCCTACTCCTGCTCGCGTCGATCAAAATCCACGAAGGatacagcagcaccaccagctccagcagcaacGATATCGCAATCGTACGCACGCGCACGGAGATCCTATTCAATGCCGGTGTTGGACCTGCCTGCCTACCGATCAAGTTCGTCGGTGCCTCGTTCGTCGGCATCCAGCTGGAAGCGGTCGGCTGGGGTACGCTCGATTACGGCGCTCCCAAATCGAACGTACCGATGAAGGTCGCCCTACCGGTGGTGAACCCGTCCCAGTGCTCCGCGCTCTATCCGACCTTCtccgcccagcagcagctgtgcACGCTGACCCCGAACAAAGACACCTGCCAGAGCGATTCGGGCGGTCCGCTCTTCTACACCGATGCGTACAACAAGCGGGCCTATCTGCTCGGCACGATCGGGTACGGTATTGCCTGTGCCACCGATCGGCCCAGCGTCAGCACGAACGTGCTCTACTACACGCAGTGGATAATGAACAACACGCCGGAGTGGAACTATTGCTATCAATAA